One part of the Saprospiraceae bacterium genome encodes these proteins:
- the rpiB gene encoding ribose 5-phosphate isomerase B, whose amino-acid sequence MTIALGADHAGFEVKQAILRSLQSQNIDCIDYGTYTEDSVDYPDFAHPVANAVEKGAADFGVLVCGSGNGVAITANKHQGIRAAICWNEDLARLARRHNNANIIAIPARYIDLSVAVNLVNIFLYEEFDGGRHATRVDKIPTA is encoded by the coding sequence ATGACGATTGCCTTAGGTGCAGATCACGCCGGATTTGAAGTGAAGCAGGCTATACTCAGAAGCCTCCAATCACAGAATATTGATTGTATAGATTATGGTACTTATACAGAGGATAGTGTAGATTACCCTGATTTTGCTCATCCGGTCGCCAATGCGGTGGAGAAAGGTGCAGCAGACTTTGGAGTATTGGTATGTGGTAGTGGCAATGGTGTGGCCATCACTGCTAACAAACATCAAGGCATTCGTGCGGCCATTTGTTGGAACGAAGACCTGGCCAGGCTAGCCAGGAGACACAATAATGCCAATATAATCGCGATCCCTGCTCGGTACATAGATCTGTCTGTAGCAGTCAACCTCGTCAATATCTTTTTATATGAAGAATTTGACGGCGGCCGACATGCTACCAGGGTCGATAAAATCCCAACTGCTTAG
- a CDS encoding amidohydrolase, which yields MRLYFPKNGLFIFFCALLITCKTEKPADTIIYHGNIYTVDPDQPQAQAVAIRDGILVYVGSDEGVANFKGDSTRMIDAEGKFVMPGFIEGHGHFPGLGGSLMNLNFIKTKSWDEIVSMVQERIKTAKPGEWIIGRGWHQEKWTQPLFASVHGYPMHDALSAISPNNPVILEHASGHGVFANKMAMDMAGVSKETPNPKGGAIVRDDQGDAIGMFEETAQSIINQVYNHYLKNQPPEELERIWHQGIELASQECLSKGVTSFQDAGSSFQEMDWFKALAESGKLRLRLWSMLSQPKEDEYNLLAAFPKIGLGNDFFTCRAIKSYVDGALGSYGAWLLSPYSDRQDNFYGQNTGEISIINTTADLCIQHGLQLCVHAIGDRANREILDLMEHHFTEHPELKDLRWRIEHSQHLDTADIPRFGRLGVIASMQGIHCTSDAPFVVKRLGEFRARTGAYAWKSLLQSGAVVSNGTDVPVEDVDPIECFYATVTRTRVDNGLVFFPEQKLSRAEAIYSYTMAPAFAAFEEKTKGSVTVGKWADLVVLSQDLAHCPDEDIMKTQVLQTIVGGKIEYHR from the coding sequence ATGCGACTATATTTTCCAAAAAACGGGCTATTCATATTTTTTTGTGCCCTGCTGATCACTTGTAAAACAGAGAAACCAGCAGATACCATTATATATCATGGCAATATCTATACGGTAGACCCTGATCAGCCCCAAGCCCAGGCGGTGGCCATCCGCGATGGTATATTGGTATATGTAGGGTCTGACGAAGGGGTAGCTAATTTCAAAGGAGATTCAACAAGGATGATTGATGCGGAAGGCAAGTTTGTCATGCCGGGATTCATCGAAGGTCATGGACATTTTCCAGGTCTGGGCGGAAGCTTGATGAATCTCAATTTTATCAAGACCAAAAGCTGGGATGAAATAGTGTCCATGGTACAGGAACGCATAAAGACTGCCAAACCTGGGGAATGGATCATTGGCAGAGGCTGGCATCAGGAAAAATGGACTCAACCATTGTTTGCCTCCGTGCACGGCTATCCTATGCATGATGCATTATCCGCCATCTCTCCCAACAATCCGGTCATCCTCGAACATGCCAGCGGACATGGCGTCTTTGCCAATAAAATGGCAATGGATATGGCTGGCGTGTCCAAAGAAACACCCAATCCTAAAGGAGGGGCTATCGTACGGGATGATCAGGGAGATGCCATCGGTATGTTTGAAGAGACCGCCCAAAGTATCATCAACCAGGTATACAATCACTATCTCAAGAACCAACCCCCGGAAGAATTAGAGCGCATCTGGCACCAGGGGATAGAACTAGCCTCACAGGAATGTTTGAGCAAAGGGGTGACCTCTTTTCAGGATGCTGGCAGTAGCTTTCAGGAAATGGACTGGTTTAAAGCTTTGGCGGAGTCCGGCAAACTGAGACTTCGTCTATGGTCTATGCTGAGCCAACCAAAAGAGGATGAATATAATTTACTGGCTGCTTTCCCTAAAATTGGACTGGGCAATGATTTTTTTACTTGTAGGGCTATCAAATCATATGTGGATGGTGCTTTGGGTTCATATGGTGCCTGGTTATTGAGTCCTTATAGTGACAGACAAGACAATTTTTATGGGCAAAATACTGGTGAGATCTCCATCATCAATACCACAGCAGACCTATGCATCCAACATGGACTACAGCTCTGTGTCCATGCCATAGGCGATCGTGCCAACCGCGAAATCCTGGATCTGATGGAACACCATTTTACGGAACATCCCGAGCTTAAAGACTTGCGTTGGAGAATAGAGCATAGCCAACACCTGGATACAGCAGATATTCCCAGGTTTGGCAGACTGGGTGTGATCGCTTCCATGCAAGGCATACATTGTACCAGCGATGCGCCTTTTGTAGTCAAGAGATTGGGTGAGTTTCGTGCGCGCACCGGCGCCTACGCCTGGAAGAGTTTGCTTCAATCAGGGGCGGTCGTATCCAATGGTACCGATGTGCCGGTAGAAGATGTTGACCCAATAGAGTGTTTTTATGCTACAGTCACCCGCACCCGGGTAGACAATGGCCTGGTCTTTTTTCCTGAGCAAAAACTGTCCCGTGCAGAAGCGATATATTCCTATACGATGGCGCCTGCTTTTGCAGCTTTCGAAGAAAAAACGAAAGGATCGGTGACAGTGGGCAAATGGGCGGACCTGGTCGTGCTGTCTCAGGATTTAGCACATTGTCCTGATGAAGACATCATGAAAACTCAAGTGCTTCAGACCATCGTTGGAGGCAAAATCGAATATCACCGATGA
- the uvrA gene encoding excinuclease ABC subunit UvrA, producing MAKDKAQDQEEQEYIEVVGASEHNLKHVSLKIPRNQLVVITGLSGSGKSSLAFDTIYAEGQRRYMETFSAYARQFIGTMERPDVELITGLSPVISIEQKTSGWNPRSTVGTITEIYDLFRLLFARAGEAYSYATGKKMVKYSEAQVIDHILTTYNEQKIVLLAPVIRGRKGHYREIFEQARKQGYSKVRVDGKTMDLKPGMQVDRYKVHDIEVVIDRIQVMINKRDRLASSVQLSMKMGNGLLMVEDEHGNVVPYSQNLMDAEHGISYEDPSPNTFSFNSPYGACPSCDGLGKMHQVDIDKVIPDANKSINEAGILPLGEVRENMTFQQLRAISKKYGFTFSTPVNKIPAKALELILHGGDDSFDVKTTYSQNDFVYNLANEGLLNMLIRWHRDSTSEKIRQWAEEFMTISECPECKGARLKIEALHFKIGDQNISQLADLDLSDLAKWLEEVQPKLSSRQQQIGTDVIKEIGLRLKFLLHVGLDYLSMNRPANSLSGGESQRTRLATQIGSQLTGVTYILDEPSIGLHARDNQRLIQALRELRDIGNSLLVVEHDKEIMLASDYLIDLGPGAGTHGGEIVAQGTPRDFMDKQSMTADFLSGKQKIEVPKSRRPGNGKYIHIEGASGHNLQSVNVSIPLGTFICVTGVSGSGKSSLINETLYPILRKYFYGSLQKPLAYKKLTGIDEVDKVIEIDQSPIGRTPRSNPATYTGVFTDIRNIFTGLPESMIRGYKAGRFSFNVKGGRCETCEGGGMRVIEMNFLPDVLVECETCLGRRYNRETLEILYKGKNISQVLDMKVEDAMHFFENIPNIHRRMKTLYEVGLGYISLGQQATTLSGGEAQRVKLSEELSKRDSGNTLYILDEPTTGLHFQDIQHLIDILNRLVDRGNTVLVIEHNLDVIKVADHIIDMGPEGGKYGGRLVAEGPPEKVAKSKTSLTAKYLKDELGLK from the coding sequence ATGGCAAAAGATAAGGCTCAGGATCAGGAGGAACAGGAATACATCGAAGTAGTCGGCGCCAGTGAGCACAATCTCAAGCATGTCAGCCTGAAAATCCCTCGCAATCAGCTGGTCGTCATCACCGGGCTCAGCGGTAGTGGCAAGTCCTCTCTGGCTTTCGATACCATCTATGCAGAAGGCCAACGCCGATATATGGAGACCTTCTCCGCCTATGCCAGACAGTTTATAGGCACTATGGAAAGGCCTGATGTAGAGCTGATTACAGGGCTTAGTCCGGTTATTTCTATTGAGCAAAAGACCAGTGGGTGGAATCCCCGGTCTACAGTAGGTACTATCACAGAGATCTATGATTTGTTCCGCTTATTGTTTGCCCGGGCCGGTGAGGCTTATAGCTATGCTACGGGAAAGAAAATGGTCAAGTACAGTGAAGCCCAGGTCATAGACCATATCCTGACCACCTACAATGAGCAAAAAATAGTCTTGCTGGCTCCGGTGATCAGGGGACGCAAAGGCCACTACAGAGAGATCTTCGAGCAAGCCCGCAAACAAGGCTATTCCAAAGTCAGGGTAGATGGCAAGACCATGGATCTCAAGCCAGGCATGCAAGTCGATCGATACAAAGTACATGACATAGAGGTAGTGATAGACCGCATACAGGTCATGATCAATAAGCGGGACAGGCTCGCCTCCTCCGTGCAATTATCTATGAAAATGGGCAATGGCCTGCTCATGGTTGAAGATGAACACGGCAATGTGGTGCCATACAGTCAGAATCTGATGGACGCTGAGCACGGCATATCTTATGAAGATCCATCACCCAATACCTTCTCTTTTAACTCTCCTTATGGTGCTTGCCCGTCCTGCGATGGCCTGGGTAAAATGCACCAGGTCGATATCGATAAGGTGATCCCTGATGCCAATAAAAGTATTAATGAAGCGGGCATCCTGCCTTTGGGGGAAGTCAGAGAAAATATGACTTTTCAACAATTGAGGGCTATCTCAAAAAAGTATGGCTTCACCTTTAGCACTCCTGTCAATAAAATACCGGCCAAAGCCCTGGAGCTCATCCTGCATGGGGGTGATGACAGCTTTGATGTCAAGACTACTTATTCACAAAATGATTTTGTCTACAACCTGGCCAATGAAGGTCTGCTCAATATGCTGATCAGGTGGCACCGTGACAGTACCAGTGAAAAAATACGCCAGTGGGCGGAAGAGTTTATGACGATCTCCGAATGTCCTGAATGCAAAGGGGCCAGACTAAAAATAGAGGCCCTGCACTTTAAAATCGGGGATCAAAATATCTCTCAACTGGCAGACCTGGACCTTTCTGACCTGGCCAAATGGCTGGAAGAAGTACAACCCAAACTATCCTCCCGTCAGCAACAGATCGGTACGGATGTCATCAAAGAAATCGGACTGCGTCTGAAGTTTCTTTTGCACGTTGGCCTCGACTACCTCAGTATGAACAGACCGGCCAACTCACTCTCCGGGGGAGAATCCCAGCGCACCCGCCTGGCTACGCAGATCGGATCACAACTGACAGGAGTCACCTATATCCTTGACGAGCCCAGTATAGGCTTGCACGCACGCGACAACCAGCGGTTAATCCAGGCACTACGTGAGCTGAGGGACATTGGCAATTCTCTCCTGGTCGTCGAACATGATAAAGAGATCATGCTGGCGTCTGATTACCTCATCGACCTGGGTCCCGGGGCGGGCACCCACGGAGGAGAGATAGTCGCTCAGGGCACCCCCAGGGATTTTATGGATAAGCAGTCCATGACAGCAGATTTTTTGAGTGGCAAACAAAAGATTGAAGTCCCAAAGTCGCGCCGACCGGGCAATGGCAAGTATATTCATATCGAGGGGGCTTCCGGCCACAATCTGCAATCTGTCAACGTGAGTATACCGTTGGGCACCTTTATATGTGTCACCGGGGTCAGTGGCAGTGGCAAGAGCAGCCTGATCAATGAGACCTTGTATCCTATCTTGCGCAAATACTTTTATGGAAGTCTGCAGAAGCCATTGGCTTATAAAAAATTGACCGGGATCGATGAAGTAGACAAGGTGATCGAGATCGATCAGTCTCCCATCGGGCGTACCCCCAGGTCTAATCCGGCTACTTACACAGGCGTATTCACCGATATCCGCAATATCTTCACCGGGCTCCCGGAGTCGATGATCAGAGGCTACAAAGCCGGCAGGTTTTCATTTAATGTCAAGGGTGGCCGCTGTGAAACCTGTGAGGGTGGGGGCATGCGGGTCATCGAGATGAATTTTCTGCCTGATGTGCTCGTCGAATGTGAAACCTGCCTGGGGAGGCGGTACAATCGGGAGACCCTGGAGATCTTGTACAAGGGCAAAAATATCTCCCAGGTACTGGACATGAAAGTAGAAGATGCGATGCATTTCTTCGAAAACATCCCCAATATCCATCGTCGTATGAAGACCCTCTACGAAGTAGGTCTGGGTTATATCTCCCTTGGCCAGCAAGCGACTACGCTGTCGGGAGGTGAAGCCCAACGTGTTAAACTCTCTGAAGAGCTGTCCAAACGCGATAGTGGCAATACCTTATATATTCTGGATGAGCCCACCACAGGCTTGCATTTTCAGGACATACAACACCTTATAGATATCCTCAACAGGCTGGTGGATCGGGGCAATACGGTCCTGGTCATCGAGCACAATCTCGATGTGATCAAAGTAGCCGATCATATTATTGATATGGGACCTGAAGGAGGAAAATATGGTGGTAGATTGGTCGCCGAAGGTCCACCTGAAAAAGTGGCAAAGTCTAAAACCAGTCTGACCGCAAAGTATCTGAAAGACGAGTTGGGTCTAAAATAG
- a CDS encoding CPBP family intramembrane metalloprotease has translation MISFFIKPFSKIYEFIFKFKYDYNVNKIIVLQLLIINILLAIICSVFINYFKVNLINVNDIENINYEVIFGFILGAPIIEEFIFRYPLILKIGIKDKTISFLTVITFFILIFLNKQITPEYYKGFTHFFIILFTIFIIYFNKDVFFTKELHISNQVYYFHFLNLMFGVFHLLNFSNLKDIAYLTPILILPQLFLSYVCSYIFLSTKDIKFPILYHAVYNFCLLSLSYF, from the coding sequence ATGATATCATTTTTTATAAAGCCATTTAGCAAAATATATGAATTTATCTTTAAATTTAAATATGATTATAATGTAAATAAAATTATTGTACTTCAATTATTAATAATAAATATTCTTTTAGCAATTATATGTTCTGTTTTTATAAACTATTTTAAAGTAAATCTAATAAATGTAAATGATATTGAGAATATAAATTATGAGGTAATTTTTGGTTTTATCCTAGGAGCACCTATAATTGAAGAATTTATTTTTAGATATCCTTTAATTTTAAAAATTGGTATTAAAGATAAAACTATATCATTTTTGACTGTTATTACATTTTTTATATTGATTTTTTTAAACAAACAAATAACTCCTGAGTATTATAAAGGATTTACTCATTTTTTTATTATATTATTTACTATTTTTATTATTTATTTTAATAAGGATGTCTTCTTTACCAAAGAATTACATATTAGTAATCAAGTCTATTATTTTCATTTTCTTAATTTGATGTTTGGTGTTTTTCACCTTCTAAATTTTTCTAACTTAAAAGATATAGCATATTTAACTCCTATTTTAATATTGCCACAACTTTTTTTAAGCTATGTATGTTCGTATATTTTTCTTTCAACAAAGGACATTAAATTCCCTATTTTATATCATGCCGTTTACAATTTTTGCCTTCTGTCATTATCATATTTTTAA
- a CDS encoding HlyD family efflux transporter periplasmic adaptor subunit, with the protein MKFSFIFTFIFFISLSALLIHFSTLPISTTLPAIIRPLQERTEIISLSSGLIDTLYLQEGDKVRANSIVALLKDPDRVNRESLLQYEMAWRQKLIADLKALNRNALNGSLLIKIQHPALRQQLQKYMYRRTELETTLLKAKKELDMASYLFKEKVIASKEFFDKENEYDRQVASRDAYLREQPGLWEQELALREQELAQYQSQLEQLENSRYLYEIRAPVAGTIQDIGKWYRGSAIQAGQVIGSVSPDVELIAECYAGTRDIGLLYRGQEARFQVDAFDYKYFGILTGRIISIDNDFTILDNKPVYKVKCCLDHTQMHLKNGFTGNLKKGMTLTARFTIAERTLWQLLWDNMDDWLNPSAPIVMR; encoded by the coding sequence ATGAAATTTTCATTTATTTTTACTTTTATTTTTTTCATCAGTTTGTCGGCTTTGCTAATTCACTTTTCCACCCTCCCGATCTCCACCACCCTTCCCGCCATCATCCGTCCTCTTCAAGAGCGTACCGAGATTATATCTCTCTCCAGCGGCCTCATCGATACACTCTATTTGCAGGAAGGCGATAAAGTCAGAGCTAATAGTATCGTGGCTTTGCTCAAAGATCCTGATCGGGTCAATAGAGAATCCTTGTTACAGTATGAAATGGCCTGGAGGCAAAAATTGATTGCAGACCTCAAAGCATTGAACAGAAATGCACTCAATGGATCCCTGCTGATTAAGATCCAACATCCTGCTTTACGCCAGCAACTCCAAAAATATATGTACCGCAGAACAGAATTGGAGACTACCCTCCTCAAAGCCAAAAAAGAACTGGATATGGCATCCTACCTGTTTAAAGAAAAGGTCATCGCATCCAAGGAGTTTTTTGATAAAGAAAACGAGTACGATAGGCAAGTAGCTTCTCGGGACGCCTATCTAAGGGAACAACCGGGTCTGTGGGAACAAGAACTGGCCCTCAGAGAACAGGAGCTCGCACAATATCAATCACAATTAGAACAACTCGAAAACAGCAGGTACCTCTATGAGATCAGGGCTCCGGTAGCCGGGACGATCCAGGACATTGGCAAGTGGTACCGTGGATCAGCCATACAAGCGGGGCAAGTCATAGGCTCCGTGTCACCGGATGTCGAATTGATAGCAGAGTGTTACGCGGGTACGCGTGATATCGGCTTGCTGTATAGGGGGCAGGAAGCGAGATTCCAGGTAGATGCTTTTGACTATAAATACTTCGGCATACTCACCGGGAGGATCATCAGTATAGACAATGATTTTACAATATTAGATAATAAGCCGGTGTATAAAGTGAAATGTTGTTTGGACCATACCCAGATGCATCTGAAAAATGGCTTTACCGGAAATCTTAAAAAGGGGATGACTTTGACAGCGAGATTTACGATCGCTGAGCGCACACTTTGGCAATTGCTCTGGGATAATATGGATGATTGGTTAAATCCTTCGGCCCCGATAGTCATGAGGTAA
- a CDS encoding peptidase domain-containing ABC transporter: MPSRVRVKQRDITDCGAACLASIAAYYRLQMPVARIRQKAGTDKKGTNILGLIEAAEYLGFDARGVKGPFEALSTVPLPVIVHVVVKKTLHHYYVLYRVDKKTVTIMDPGQGRLIRMSHEAFKQEWTGVVVLLSPSQRFQKGNQKTSHGSRFWQLIRPELGLVAGALLAAIIYTVLGLSTAIYVQKIVDFVLVDGNLRLLNLMSVIMIGLLLFQLAFGMYKSVFSLQAGQRIDRRLILGYYKHLLRLPQRFFDTMRVGEIISRVNDAVKIRAFINEVALSLIVNILIIGFSLAVMFIYYWKLALLILAVVPFYILIYMISNAVNRRWMRRLMEQSAELEAHLVESLHAAGTIKRFGIEMQANEKTDTRFSTLLGSIYRTGIYGISLGTGSELVTRIFTIIVLWAGSYFVLQRHLSPGELLSFYSLIAYFTGPASSLIGANKAIQDALIAADRLFEIIDLEIEQSDEPRITLLPELMGDILFDNVFFRYGTRTEVFKGLNLAILKGQSTGIVGESGSGKSTLLSLLQNLYPLQEGKIRIGQFDLRQISNASLRQVVGVVPQDITLFTGTIIENIALGDFNPDLKKIVELSVRLGIHEFIEKLPYSYGATVSEHGVNFSGGQKQRIAIARALYRDPEILILDEATSALDPVAEEKVQQTLQWYKSLGKTIIIIAHRLKTVRPCDRILVLHQGSLVEEGSHDELMEKQERYFQMNL, from the coding sequence ATTCCGTCGAGAGTCCGGGTAAAACAAAGAGATATCACCGACTGTGGTGCTGCCTGCCTGGCCTCGATCGCCGCCTACTATCGGTTGCAAATGCCGGTAGCGCGCATCCGCCAAAAAGCGGGTACGGATAAAAAGGGTACCAATATCCTGGGCCTGATAGAAGCAGCCGAATACTTGGGATTTGATGCACGGGGTGTTAAAGGCCCGTTTGAAGCGTTGAGTACAGTACCCCTTCCGGTCATAGTACATGTGGTGGTTAAAAAGACATTGCATCACTATTATGTATTGTATCGGGTTGATAAAAAGACAGTCACGATCATGGATCCGGGGCAGGGCAGGCTGATCCGAATGAGCCATGAAGCATTTAAGCAAGAATGGACCGGGGTGGTAGTTCTCCTCTCCCCATCCCAGCGATTTCAAAAAGGCAATCAGAAAACATCGCACGGATCAAGGTTTTGGCAATTGATCCGGCCGGAACTGGGATTGGTAGCTGGCGCATTACTGGCAGCGATCATTTATACGGTATTGGGGCTGTCCACAGCGATCTATGTGCAGAAGATCGTCGACTTTGTACTGGTCGATGGCAATCTTCGACTGCTCAATCTGATGAGTGTGATCATGATCGGGCTGCTGCTGTTTCAGCTGGCATTCGGCATGTACAAATCAGTGTTTTCCCTCCAGGCCGGGCAACGAATCGATCGCAGACTGATCCTGGGCTATTACAAACATTTACTGCGCCTGCCGCAGCGATTTTTTGACACCATGCGGGTGGGTGAGATCATCAGTCGAGTCAATGATGCTGTCAAAATCAGGGCTTTCATCAACGAGGTAGCGCTGAGCCTGATCGTCAATATACTCATCATCGGTTTTTCCCTGGCGGTGATGTTTATTTATTATTGGAAGCTGGCCTTGCTGATCCTGGCCGTCGTGCCTTTTTATATCCTCATCTATATGATCAGCAATGCGGTCAATAGACGATGGATGCGCAGGCTCATGGAGCAAAGTGCTGAATTGGAGGCACACCTGGTAGAGAGCCTTCATGCGGCGGGTACCATCAAACGGTTTGGTATTGAAATGCAAGCCAATGAAAAGACGGATACTCGATTTTCTACCTTATTGGGATCTATCTATCGAACCGGTATCTATGGGATTTCTTTAGGTACCGGCTCTGAACTGGTCACCAGGATATTTACGATCATCGTATTATGGGCAGGATCTTATTTTGTATTACAGAGGCATTTGTCTCCCGGCGAATTATTATCTTTTTATTCGCTGATCGCCTATTTTACCGGTCCAGCATCGTCACTTATCGGTGCCAATAAAGCTATTCAGGACGCTTTGATCGCGGCTGATCGGTTATTTGAAATCATCGATCTCGAAATAGAGCAAAGTGACGAACCCAGAATCACCCTCCTTCCTGAATTGATGGGTGATATCCTGTTTGACAATGTGTTTTTCAGGTATGGTACACGTACAGAAGTTTTTAAGGGACTGAATCTCGCGATCCTTAAGGGGCAGTCCACGGGGATAGTCGGCGAGAGTGGGTCAGGCAAATCTACGTTGCTATCTTTGTTGCAAAACCTGTATCCACTGCAGGAAGGCAAGATCCGTATTGGTCAGTTCGATCTCCGGCAGATCTCCAATGCCAGCCTGCGTCAGGTGGTAGGCGTGGTACCTCAGGACATTACTTTATTTACCGGTACCATTATTGAGAATATTGCCCTGGGAGACTTTAATCCTGATTTAAAGAAAATAGTAGAACTGTCGGTGCGTCTTGGAATTCACGAATTTATAGAAAAGCTCCCCTATAGTTATGGTGCTACCGTCAGCGAACACGGTGTCAATTTCAGTGGAGGACAAAAACAGCGTATCGCGATAGCCAGGGCGCTCTATCGTGATCCGGAGATCCTGATCCTGGATGAAGCAACCTCTGCACTCGATCCGGTAGCAGAAGAAAAGGTACAACAAACGCTGCAATGGTATAAATCACTTGGCAAGACGATCATAATCATAGCGCACAGATTAAAAACCGTGAGGCCATGCGATCGGATACTGGTATTGCATCAGGGGAGCTTAGTTGAGGAGGGCAGTCATGATGAGTTGATGGAAAAGCAGGAAAGATATTTTCAAATGAATTTATAG
- the atpB gene encoding F0F1 ATP synthase subunit A, translated as MIKSNKIILRKNLIFSLLFSFFGGFVFGQAHEASSAAEQHDVEHPAGEGEGHHEFDPAATAFHHISDQNIYSIGPFNIPLPCFLYTKGKGWDVFSSSRFGFDGFGHGDGHKAYNQFVLHEGQVMRVQDPSFPSGEVELAGFTHKEELNEKGKKIDIYFADYQGNEYRLDKKSTADGGLFGGGVTSFYDFSLGKNAISMLLVCLLLGWMFIRIANAYKNNPGRAPKGIQNFIEPVILFLRDEVAKPFIGAKWEKFFPFLLAQFFFILGLNLFGQVPFFGGSNVTGNLSVTMVLALIAFILTTINGNKNYWQHILWMPGVPAWVKTILTPVEILGIFIKPLTLMLRLFANITAGHMTLVVFVSLIFIFGKSGQNVGGSLGASIGSGLLSVFMMAIELLVAFIQAYVFTLLTASYLGAATEEHHHAEEKH; from the coding sequence ATGATTAAATCAAACAAAATTATCCTCCGTAAAAATCTGATATTCAGTTTATTGTTCTCTTTCTTTGGGGGTTTTGTCTTTGGGCAGGCCCATGAAGCGAGCAGTGCTGCGGAGCAGCATGATGTAGAGCATCCTGCGGGAGAAGGCGAGGGCCATCATGAGTTTGATCCTGCTGCTACCGCCTTTCATCATATCTCAGATCAAAATATATATAGTATAGGCCCTTTTAATATACCGTTGCCTTGCTTTTTATACACCAAGGGCAAAGGCTGGGATGTGTTTTCTTCATCGAGATTTGGTTTTGATGGTTTTGGACACGGTGACGGGCATAAAGCTTATAACCAGTTTGTCCTGCACGAAGGTCAGGTGATGCGGGTGCAGGATCCATCCTTTCCCAGCGGCGAAGTGGAATTGGCGGGATTTACACATAAGGAGGAGTTGAATGAAAAAGGCAAAAAAATCGATATATATTTTGCTGATTATCAGGGTAATGAATATAGATTAGACAAAAAAAGTACTGCCGATGGTGGTTTATTTGGTGGGGGAGTGACTTCTTTTTACGACTTTTCTTTGGGCAAGAATGCCATTAGTATGCTATTGGTTTGTCTTTTGTTAGGATGGATGTTTATCCGTATTGCCAATGCATACAAAAACAATCCTGGCAGAGCACCAAAAGGTATTCAGAATTTTATCGAACCTGTGATCCTGTTTTTAAGAGACGAAGTAGCCAAGCCATTTATTGGTGCTAAATGGGAGAAGTTTTTCCCTTTCCTGCTGGCTCAGTTTTTCTTCATATTAGGCCTCAATCTTTTTGGACAAGTACCGTTCTTCGGAGGGTCTAACGTGACGGGTAATCTCAGTGTCACGATGGTCCTGGCATTGATCGCCTTCATTCTCACTACCATCAATGGCAACAAAAACTATTGGCAGCATATCCTTTGGATGCCTGGGGTGCCAGCTTGGGTCAAAACCATTCTGACACCTGTGGAGATCCTGGGTATTTTCATCAAGCCATTGACTCTGATGCTCCGACTCTTTGCCAATATCACTGCTGGTCATATGACTTTGGTAGTATTCGTAAGTCTAATCTTTATTTTCGGCAAGTCCGGCCAAAACGTAGGCGGATCCTTAGGTGCCTCGATAGGCTCAGGATTATTGTCCGTATTTATGATGGCGATAGAACTCCTGGTGGCCTTCATCCAGGCTTATGTATTCACGCTGTTGACTGCCTCTTATTTAGGAGCAGCCACTGAGGAACATCATCATGCAGAGGAGAAACATTAA
- the atpE gene encoding ATP synthase F0 subunit C: protein MTGSIAAIGMGLAVIGAGIGVGTIGGKAMDAIARQPEAVGDIRANMILTAALVEGAALIALLLSYLSA, encoded by the coding sequence ATGACAGGTTCAATTGCCGCTATTGGGATGGGTTTAGCCGTGATCGGCGCCGGCATCGGCGTAGGTACTATCGGTGGTAAAGCTATGGATGCTATCGCTCGTCAGCCGGAAGCTGTGGGTGATATCAGAGCAAATATGATCTTGACTGCTGCTCTTGTAGAGGGTGCTGCTTTGATCGCATTATTGTTATCTTATCTTTCAGCTTAA